One Malus sylvestris chromosome 14, drMalSylv7.2, whole genome shotgun sequence DNA segment encodes these proteins:
- the LOC126600295 gene encoding late embryogenesis abundant protein At1g64065-like has product MKGDGKNKKCLAYVAIFIVFQIIVITAFALTVMKVKGPKVRFSTIVTENFSSPAANSPSLSLNLVTKFAVKNTNFGHFKYQNSTVTIYYGGQAIGTADIPQGKAKARSTRRTDVIISINTDKLSGSTNLGNDINSGVVPLTSEATLKGKVELMKIIKKNKSGKMSCSMSVNLKNRDIQDLKCK; this is encoded by the coding sequence ATGAAAGGAGACGGGAAGAACAAGAAGTGCCTAGCATATGTTGCTATTTTCATTGTGTTTCAGATCATAGTTATTACAGCCTTTGCACTTACCGTGATGAAAGTCAAGGGTCCAAAAGTCAGATTTAGCACAATTGTTACAGAAAATTTCAGCTCTCCAGCCGCCAACTCTCCATCtttgagtttgaatttggtaacCAAATTTGCAGTGAAGAACACAAACTTTGGTCATTTCAAATATCAAAACAGCACTGTCACAATCTACTACGGTGGACAGGCAATTGGTACTGCTGATATTCCTCAGGGAAAAGCCAAAGCTCGATCGACTCGGAGAACCGATGTTATCATTAGCATTAACACCGACAAGCTTTCAGGATCCACAAACCTTGGCAATGACATCAACTCAGGTGTTGTGCCTCTGACTAGTGAGGCTACCTTGAAGGGAAAGGTTGAATTGATGAAGATTATCAAGAAGAACAAGTCTGGCAAAATGAGCTGCAGCATGTCAGTTAATTTGAAAAACCGTGATATCCAGGATTTGAAGTGCAAATGA